Proteins encoded in a region of the Populus alba chromosome 13, ASM523922v2, whole genome shotgun sequence genome:
- the LOC118053533 gene encoding dual specificity protein kinase YAK1 homolog yields the protein MGLESSGGFLDFSTKETQMVTVVESMDEVGSNELDEPSIPWRPRQLAFGQYRQESEPANKEQILRVVVRRPLVARLTKDIVETYQTCNPQFKYSEELNPKRYLTSPSAGVLNDGHDNVNSDLILTVNFALVNLDTQRRYIVKDVLGHGTFGQVAKCWVAETNSFVAVKIIKNQPAYYQQALVEVSILTTLNKKYDPEDKHHIVRIYDYFVYQRHLCICFELLDTNLYELIKLNQFRGLSLSIVQLFSKQILRGLALLKDAGIIHCDLKPENILLCTSLKPAEIKIIDFGSACMEDRTVYSYIQSRYYRSPEVLLGCQYSTAIDMWSFGCIVAELFLGLPLFPGASEFDLLRRMIEILGGQPPDYVLKEAKNVSKFFKCIGSVQNLESGEVSLGGRNAYQALTVEEYEARERKKPSIGKEYFHHMNLEAIVTNYPYRKNLPLEDMKKESQIRLALIDFLRGLVEFDPAKRWSPFQASKHPFVTGEPFTCPYKPPLETPRMPVSQNIKVDHHPGGGHWFAAGLSPNNHGRARVSLHNSPHFQAVPYGHGTSYGSVGSHGSYNDGIGLGSSYGSYGDGSNMFAYYSPVAPSGMNMHPQTGLALLGSSPDARWRFIQYSHGNGLGMSPSAGNFAPLPLGTSPSQFTPPSSYSQASAGSPGHYGPTSPARSCNHGSPLGKMAAVTQFNRRKSWGHSGSYQSQDCTSSNWQGQSTDGACSNQPEENPSVLGSSPSHRQSSWMQQQGGSGSAAGPSTIQSIPGSFKPAPNMKCPQSAGPIHDKLEASLSLPDPGDWDPNYSDELLLQEDGSDVSSISTEFSNSMHLGSGVPVVGVGRPNRASNASSSSSNQRNGPFHAFSHVDAGSPPSAHDLHAGYGRSMSKPSYFTPHISQNSPSRLGQQPLQRSSHGRPTVRGSEWNHIKVQPPSSSFNSGGQRSPGSSSLNNSVPWGRRANFNSIPPPSRGRKDFERIA from the exons ATGGGATTAGAATCTTCTGGTGGATTCTTGGATTTCTCAACTAAAGAGACTCAAATGG TTACAGTTGTGGAATCAATGGATGAAGTCGGTTCAAATGAATTGGATGAGCCATCAATTCCATGGCGGCCGAGGCAGCTGGCATTTGGACAGTACAGGCAGGAGAGTGAACCTGCCAACAAGGAGCAAATTTTGCGTGTTGTTGTAAGAAGACCT TTGGTTGCAAGGCTAACCAAAGACATAGTCGAAACATATCAGACATGCAATCCACAATTTAAATATTCCGAAGAATTAAATCCAAAAAGATATTTGACCAGCCCATCAGCTGGAGTCCTCAACGACGGCCATGATAATGTGAACTCAGATCTTATTCTGACTGTGAACTTTGCTTTGGTAAATTTAGACACACAGAGAAG ATACATAGTCAAGGATGTTCTTGGTCATGGGACTTTTGGGCAGGTTGCTAAATGCTGGGTCGCAGAAACTAACAGTTTTGTTGCTGTgaagataataaaaaaccaaCCTGCTTACTATCAGCAAGCTCTGGTTGAAGTATCTATTTTGACAACG TTAAACAAGAAGTATGATCCTGAGGATAAGCATCACATTGTTCGTATATATGATTACTTTGTATACCAGCGGCATTTATGCATCTGTTTTGAACTTCTTGACACAAATCT GTATGAGCTTATCAAGCTAAATCAATTTAGGGGGTTATCATTGAGCATTGTCCAATTATTCTCTAAGCAG ATTTTACGTGGGTTGGCTCTGTTAAAAGATGCTGGGATAATCCATTGTGATCTGAAGCCAGAAAACATTCTTCTGTGCACAAG TTTGAAGCCTGCAGAAATTAAGATAATTGATTTTGGATCAGCATGCATGGAAGACCGCACTGTTTACTCCTACATTCAG AGCCGTTACTATAGATCTCCTGAAGTTCTTCTTGGTTGTCA ATATTCTACGGCTATTGACATGTGGTCCTTCGGGTGCATAGTTGCAGAATTGTTTCTAGGATTGCCACTTTTTCCTGGTGCTTCAGAATTTGATCTCTTGAGGAGAATGATTGAAATACTTGG AGGACAACCCCCAGATTATGTCCTAAAAGAGGCAAAAAATGTTAGTAAGTTCTTCAAGTGCATTGGGAGTGTCCAGAATCTAGAGAGTGGCGAAGTTTCTTTGGGAGGAAGAAATGCATACCAAGCATTAACAGTGGAAGAATATGAAGCT AGAGAGCGGAAGAAACCATCTATTGGGAAGGAGTATTTCCATCATATGAACCTTGAGGCAATTGTTACAAACTATCCTTACAGAAAGAATTTGCCACTGGAAGATATGAAGAAAG AAAGTCAAATTCGATTAGCTTTGATTGATTTCTTGAGGGGTCTTGTTGAGTTTGATCCTGCGAAACGGTGGTCCCCTTTTCAG GCTTCAAAACATCCTTTTGTAACTGGGGAACCTTTCACATGCCCATACAAGCCTCCCCTGGAGACCCCTCGTATG CCTGTTTCCCAAAATATCAAGGTGGACCATCACCCAGGTGGAGGGCATTGGTTTGCTGCTGGTCTCTCTCCTAAT AATCATGGAAGGGCCAGAGTTTCCTTGCATAATAGCCCACATTTCCAGGCAGTTCCATATGGTCATGGTACTAGTTATGGTAGTGTAGGAAGCCATGGTAGCTATAATGATGGCATTGGCCTTGGAAGCAGCTATGGAAGCTATGGAGATGGCAGTAATATGTTTGCATATTATTCACCAGTTGCTCCATCTGGCATGAACATGCATCCACAGACTGGTCTGGCATTGCTTGGAAGCAGTCCAGATGCAAGATGGAGGTTTATTCAATATTCACATGGAAATGGTCTTGGTATGAGTCCATCAGCAGGAAATTTTGCACCACTTCCCCTTGGAACCAGTCCTTCACAGTTTACTCCACCAAGCTCCTACAGTCAAGCTTCAGCTGGTTCTCCTGGACATTATGGTCCAACTTCCCCTGCAAGGAGCTGCAATCATGGATCGCCTCTAGGAAAAATGGCTGCAGTTACACAATTTAATAGAAGAAAAAGTTGGGGGCATTCTGGAAGTTATCAATCTCAAGATTGTACATCTTCAAATTGGCAAGGACAATCCACTGATGGTGCTTGCTCTAACCAACCCGAGGAAAATCCTTCAGTACTTGGTAGTTCACCCTCACATCGGCAGTCAAGCTGGATGCAGCAACAAGGAGGCAGTGGAAGTGCAGCAGGTCCCTCAACCATTCAGAGTATTCCAGGCTCGTTTAAGCCTGCTCCTAATATGAAATGTCCTCAAAGTGCAGGGCCTATTCATGATAAGCTCGAGGCTAGCCTTTCACTGCCGGATCCAGGGGACTGGGATCCCAATTACAG TGATGAACTTCTTCTTCAAGAGGATGGTTCTGATGTGAGTTCCATAAGCACTGAGTTTAGCAATAGCATGCATCTTGGTTCCGGTGTTCCAGTGGTAGGTGTTGGAAGACCCAACCGAGCCTCAAATGCAAGCTCCAGCTCATCAAACCAAAG AAACGGGCCTTTCCATGCATTTTCACATGTTGACGCTGGAAGCCCGCCTTCAGCACATGATCTTCATGCTGGATATGGTCGATCAATGTCAAAGCCTTCATACTTTACACCTCATATCTCACAAAATTCTCCAAGCCGTTTAGGACAGCAACCCCTTCAGCGATCCAGTCATGGAAGGCCCACTGTTCGGGGTAGTGAATGGAATCATATCAAGGTCCAGCCTCCTTCATCCAGCTTCAATTCCGGGGGGCAACGTTCTCCAGGAAGTAGTTCATTGAACAACAGCGTGCCATGGG GGCGTAGGGCCAATTTCAATAGCATTCCACCACCATCCCGAGGAAGAAAAGACTTTGAAAGGATTGCCTAG